A region of Acidobacteriota bacterium DNA encodes the following proteins:
- a CDS encoding HD domain-containing protein → MDRNEGWNIVREYVADHGLRRHMLAVEAVMRLYAERLGGDPEAWGLAGLLHDFDWEVHPTLESHPANGAPILRDRGCPEEVVRAILSHNTAGTGVERTMPMEFALLASDEITGLIIAAVLVRPHKDVRQLRLKSVKKSWKEKSFAAGVDREHVRAATEDFSRECYDGGLELWEHVGNVLAAMQGAAEILELDGRAAAG, encoded by the coding sequence ATGGATCGGAACGAGGGCTGGAACATCGTGCGGGAATATGTTGCCGACCATGGTTTGCGTCGGCACATGCTGGCAGTGGAGGCGGTGATGCGCCTCTATGCGGAGCGCTTGGGGGGCGATCCGGAGGCATGGGGTCTGGCGGGGTTGCTGCACGATTTCGACTGGGAGGTTCACCCGACTCTGGAGTCTCATCCGGCAAACGGGGCGCCGATCTTGCGCGACCGCGGCTGCCCGGAGGAGGTGGTGCGTGCCATCCTGTCTCACAATACGGCCGGTACCGGGGTGGAGCGCACGATGCCGATGGAGTTTGCCCTGCTGGCGAGCGATGAGATCACCGGCTTGATCATTGCGGCGGTTTTGGTGAGGCCGCACAAGGATGTGCGTCAGCTCAGGCTCAAGTCGGTGAAGAAGTCTTGGAAGGAGAAGAGTTTTGCGGCCGGGGTGGACCGGGAGCATGTGCGGGCGGCGACGGAGGATTTCTCTCGCGAGTGCTACGACGGTGGGCTTGAACTCTGGGAGCACGTTGGAAATGTTCTTGCGGCCATGCAGGGGGCGGCTGAGATTCTGGAACTGGATGGTCGGGCGGCTGCCGGGTGA
- a CDS encoding Lrp/AsnC family transcriptional regulator — MRALDRTDHALLTALQKNARITNKELAVQVGLAPSTCLERVRRLERGGAITGYHAEVSPKALGIGIQALIAIRLTRHSRDRVDSFRRHALTLPEVIAIYHLAGANDFLVHVAVQDSNTLRDFALSAFTTRPEVAHLETNLIFEHQSSTTLPMLAKPMEWAG; from the coding sequence ATGCGCGCCCTCGACCGAACAGACCACGCCCTGCTGACGGCTTTGCAGAAGAATGCACGGATCACCAACAAGGAGTTGGCAGTTCAGGTGGGCCTCGCGCCCTCCACCTGCCTCGAACGGGTACGGCGGTTGGAACGCGGCGGCGCCATCACCGGCTACCACGCGGAAGTCTCGCCGAAAGCCCTTGGCATCGGCATCCAGGCCTTGATCGCCATCCGCCTCACCCGCCATTCCCGCGACCGGGTGGACAGCTTCCGCCGCCACGCCCTCACCCTGCCGGAAGTCATCGCCATCTACCACCTCGCCGGCGCCAACGACTTCCTGGTGCACGTCGCCGTCCAGGACTCCAACACCCTGAGAGACTTCGCCCTCTCCGCCTTCACCACCCGCCCCGAAGTCGCCCACCTGGAGACCAACCTGATCTTCGAACACCAAAGCAGTACCACCCTGCCAATGCTCGCGAAACCCATGGAGTGGGCAGGGTAG
- a CDS encoding aminotransferase class I/II-fold pyridoxal phosphate-dependent enzyme — translation MRRNEPSYPSSIDTRAVHSGRGDLAELGVHAPPLDFSTTNPLMDLGAGTSSLDAMVAGGEPRGSSVYSRLHNPTVARFEEALATLEGAEVAVAFASGMAALTACLLAHVGPGGHVVACRPLYGGSDHLLTSGLLGIEVTWTTPDEVHAAVRPDTAMVLIETPANPTLDLWDIASLVEQAGRVPVLVDSTFATPVLQQPLSHGARWVLHSGTKFLGGHGDVLAGVVATDREAAAALRQVRLVTGGVLHPLAGYLLHRGLQTLPVRVRAAQAGAQALAERLTADPAVARVWFPGLDGADPQGLLGRQLAGPGCVLSFELSGGYEAANRLVQALRLITPAVSLGSTDTLIQHPAALTHRVLSDEARAEAGIRPGMLRLSVGLEAVDDLWADLSVGLAAVRRRAPSIARPVA, via the coding sequence ATGCGACGCAACGAACCATCTTACCCGTCTTCCATCGATACTCGTGCGGTCCACTCCGGGCGTGGTGACCTGGCCGAGCTGGGTGTACATGCTCCTCCTCTCGACTTCTCCACGACGAATCCGCTGATGGATCTCGGCGCCGGCACGTCGAGTCTCGATGCGATGGTGGCCGGCGGAGAGCCGCGGGGCAGCTCCGTGTACTCCCGCCTGCACAATCCGACGGTGGCTCGCTTCGAGGAGGCTCTGGCGACCCTTGAAGGCGCGGAGGTGGCGGTGGCCTTTGCTAGCGGCATGGCGGCGTTGACCGCCTGCCTGCTCGCCCACGTCGGTCCCGGTGGGCACGTGGTCGCTTGCCGTCCTCTCTACGGCGGCAGCGATCATCTGTTGACCAGCGGTCTGCTCGGTATCGAGGTCACCTGGACGACGCCGGACGAGGTACACGCGGCGGTGCGGCCGGACACCGCCATGGTACTGATCGAGACCCCCGCCAATCCCACCCTCGATCTGTGGGACATCGCCTCGCTGGTGGAGCAGGCGGGTCGCGTACCGGTGCTGGTGGACTCGACCTTCGCGACGCCGGTGCTACAGCAGCCGCTTTCCCACGGCGCCCGATGGGTTCTGCACAGCGGTACCAAATTCCTCGGCGGTCACGGCGACGTGCTGGCCGGGGTGGTGGCAACGGACCGCGAGGCCGCCGCGGCGCTGCGCCAGGTCCGGCTGGTGACCGGCGGCGTGCTCCACCCCCTCGCCGGCTATTTGCTACACCGCGGACTCCAGACCCTGCCGGTGCGGGTGCGCGCGGCGCAGGCCGGGGCCCAGGCGCTGGCCGAACGTCTGACGGCGGATCCGGCGGTGGCGCGGGTGTGGTTTCCTGGATTGGACGGGGCCGATCCTCAGGGTCTCCTGGGGCGCCAGTTGGCGGGTCCCGGTTGCGTGCTTTCCTTCGAGCTGTCCGGCGGCTACGAGGCGGCAAACCGCCTGGTGCAGGCGCTCCGCCTGATCACCCCGGCGGTGAGCCTCGGTTCGACGGACACTTTGATCCAGCATCCGGCGGCCCTCACCCACCGGGTGTTGTCCGACGAGGCGCGTGCCGAGGCCGGGATCCGCCCCGGCATGCTTCGCCTGTCGGTAGGGCTTGAAGCGGTGGACGACCTGTGGGCCGATCTCTCCGTTGGCCTGGCGGCGGTGCGCCGGAGAGCTCCGAGCATCGCCCGTCCCGTCGCTTGA
- a CDS encoding threonine/serine exporter family protein translates to MRRSKHRVPTPSNPSPVRSYEIELLMRLARALHTYGSPAHILEEALERVAEKLGQTAQFFATPTSVFAAFGVGADQRLVLERLSPGRLNLEKLSQLDELLDGLLLDRVSPGSAGSRLRAIVEAPRRYGEWISTLAFGAASGAAARFFGGSWWEMLAAGTVGLVLGAMAVLADRHPTTGRLYDFGAAASASALAACGAIFTGQVSFFVVVLAGLIVLLPGLTLTVAMRELATGNLVSGSSRLAGTVVLFVTMAFGVALGNGAVEAVLGAVPTVLPAPMPWWSDPLALVISALGLTVIFRARPRDFPWLLLAGVLALYSGREGARLFGPELGALQAALVVGLASNLFARLRHRPAGVMQLPGLLMLVPGSIGFRGMSMLVDRDTVGGIQSAFSMVLVATAIVTGLLLANALLPPKRTL, encoded by the coding sequence ATGCGCCGCTCGAAGCACCGTGTGCCCACTCCGTCGAACCCGTCGCCGGTTCGCAGCTATGAGATCGAGCTGCTGATGCGCCTGGCGCGGGCACTTCATACCTACGGCAGCCCGGCGCACATCCTGGAAGAGGCGCTGGAGCGGGTGGCGGAGAAGCTTGGCCAGACGGCGCAGTTCTTCGCCACGCCGACTTCGGTGTTCGCGGCCTTCGGCGTCGGTGCCGATCAACGCCTGGTGCTGGAGCGTTTGTCCCCCGGTCGTCTCAACCTGGAGAAGTTGTCTCAGCTCGACGAACTGCTCGACGGGCTGCTCCTCGATCGCGTGTCGCCGGGCTCGGCGGGGTCCCGCCTGCGGGCCATCGTCGAGGCGCCGCGGCGCTACGGGGAGTGGATTTCGACCCTCGCCTTCGGTGCCGCCTCCGGCGCCGCGGCGCGCTTCTTCGGCGGATCCTGGTGGGAGATGCTGGCCGCCGGGACGGTGGGGTTGGTGCTGGGAGCGATGGCCGTGCTGGCGGATCGCCATCCCACCACCGGCCGCCTCTACGACTTCGGCGCCGCGGCGTCGGCGTCGGCGCTGGCCGCTTGCGGGGCCATCTTCACCGGCCAGGTTTCCTTCTTTGTTGTGGTGTTGGCCGGCCTGATCGTCTTGCTGCCGGGCCTCACCCTGACCGTGGCGATGCGGGAACTCGCCACCGGCAATCTGGTGTCCGGCAGTTCGCGGCTGGCCGGCACGGTGGTGCTCTTCGTCACCATGGCCTTCGGCGTGGCGCTGGGCAACGGTGCCGTCGAGGCGGTCCTGGGAGCGGTGCCGACGGTGTTGCCGGCGCCGATGCCCTGGTGGTCCGATCCGCTGGCGTTGGTGATCTCGGCTCTGGGTTTGACGGTGATCTTTCGCGCCCGGCCCAGGGACTTTCCCTGGTTGCTGCTGGCCGGAGTGCTGGCGCTTTACAGCGGGCGCGAGGGAGCGCGGCTGTTCGGTCCGGAGCTGGGAGCGCTCCAGGCGGCGCTGGTGGTCGGCCTCGCCAGCAATCTGTTCGCCCGCCTCCGGCATCGCCCGGCCGGGGTGATGCAGCTTCCCGGATTGCTGATGTTGGTGCCCGGCTCGATCGGCTTCCGCGGCATGTCGATGTTGGTGGACCGCGACACCGTCGGCGGGATTCAGTCAGCTTTTTCGATGGTGCTGGTGGCGACGGCAATTGTCACCGGGCTGCTGCTGGCGAACGCGCTCCTGCCGCCCAAGAGGACCCTCTAG
- the selB gene encoding selenocysteine-specific translation elongation factor produces MRRVVVGTAGHVDHGKTRLVEALTGIDCDRWAEEKERGITIDLGFAHLRDQGPGEGDLQVGFVDVPGHQRFLHNALAGMGGIRLLLLVVAADEGVMPQTREHVAICSLLGIPAALVVLTKADLASEDVLELAELEVEELLESTPFAGAPVHRVSSLTGDGVEELRLAILLLGRRHAVEPPAEDAPARLPVDRAFLLTGLGVVVTGTLTSGRIQPGDTLETLPGGLSARVRGIQVHGEGREEAVAGERTSLQLTGVGLEKVPRGTQLATPETFESTRSLVARFTLLADAPAPLDGTMPVRIHLYAQEVVGRMRPLEPRTLQPGEAGIVELRLAAPVAAIRGDRFIARRPSPAATLGGGMILDPQWRRRRRAEMLATLEGLAGNHRNALLAWVAGERERGIETDRLARRLGQPAVAVTEDLRGMAAEGRLLEVVGTGGRESAWLDPGCLDRAEERARRVLDTYFARDPMARGLPKAEALKRILPGVAPTVAAFLLDRLDKRGVLTAAGGLILQPGREVTLEGDAKALADSLVEFLNRGKGPAPENPALVASALEAEDSPFETALRFLLDEGTVVRLPGGMIHTAAALNDLRQDLVASGWERFSVPQFKERYGLSRKTALPLLEHLDSIGVTRRVGDERQLVGR; encoded by the coding sequence ATGCGGCGCGTCGTCGTAGGAACCGCCGGCCACGTCGACCACGGCAAGACCCGCCTGGTCGAGGCCCTGACGGGGATCGATTGCGACCGCTGGGCGGAAGAGAAAGAGCGCGGCATCACCATCGACCTCGGCTTCGCCCACCTGCGCGATCAAGGACCGGGCGAGGGGGACCTGCAGGTCGGTTTCGTCGACGTGCCGGGGCATCAGCGGTTCCTGCACAACGCGCTGGCGGGGATGGGCGGCATCCGCCTGCTGCTGCTGGTGGTCGCCGCCGACGAGGGGGTGATGCCGCAGACCCGCGAGCACGTGGCGATCTGCTCCCTCCTCGGCATCCCGGCGGCCCTGGTGGTGCTGACCAAAGCCGACCTGGCGAGCGAAGATGTCCTCGAACTGGCGGAACTGGAGGTCGAAGAACTGCTGGAATCGACGCCCTTCGCCGGCGCGCCGGTCCACCGGGTGTCGAGCCTCACCGGCGACGGGGTCGAGGAACTACGGCTGGCCATTCTCCTCCTCGGACGGCGCCACGCGGTGGAGCCACCGGCGGAGGACGCACCGGCCCGCCTGCCGGTGGATCGCGCCTTCCTCCTCACCGGCCTGGGAGTGGTAGTCACCGGCACCCTGACCAGCGGCCGCATCCAGCCGGGAGATACCCTCGAGACCCTGCCCGGTGGCCTTTCGGCGCGGGTCCGGGGGATCCAGGTACACGGCGAAGGGCGGGAAGAAGCGGTCGCCGGCGAACGCACCTCCCTACAGCTCACCGGCGTCGGCCTGGAGAAGGTCCCCCGGGGCACCCAACTCGCGACTCCGGAGACCTTCGAGAGCACCCGTTCCCTGGTCGCCCGGTTCACCCTGCTGGCCGATGCGCCCGCCCCCCTCGACGGCACCATGCCGGTACGGATCCATCTCTATGCCCAGGAAGTGGTCGGCCGCATGCGACCGTTGGAACCGCGGACCTTGCAGCCGGGTGAAGCCGGTATCGTGGAACTGCGGCTGGCGGCGCCGGTGGCCGCCATTCGGGGGGATCGCTTCATCGCCCGCCGCCCCTCCCCCGCCGCCACCCTTGGCGGCGGCATGATCCTCGACCCGCAGTGGCGCCGGCGCCGCCGGGCCGAGATGTTGGCGACCCTCGAAGGGCTGGCCGGGAACCACCGAAACGCCCTTCTCGCCTGGGTCGCCGGCGAGCGCGAGCGCGGCATCGAAACGGATCGCCTGGCGCGCCGCCTGGGCCAGCCGGCCGTCGCCGTCACCGAGGACCTGCGCGGAATGGCGGCGGAGGGCCGCTTGCTGGAGGTGGTGGGAACCGGCGGCAGGGAAAGCGCCTGGCTCGATCCCGGCTGCCTCGACCGGGCCGAAGAGCGCGCCCGGCGGGTGCTCGACACCTATTTCGCCCGCGATCCGATGGCCCGCGGCCTGCCAAAGGCCGAGGCGCTGAAGCGGATTCTGCCGGGAGTGGCGCCGACGGTGGCCGCCTTCCTGCTCGATCGCCTGGACAAGCGTGGGGTGTTGACGGCCGCCGGCGGCTTGATTCTACAGCCGGGCCGTGAGGTCACCCTCGAAGGCGACGCCAAAGCGCTGGCAGACTCCCTGGTGGAATTCTTGAACCGCGGCAAGGGTCCGGCGCCGGAGAATCCGGCGCTGGTCGCGAGCGCTCTCGAAGCCGAGGATTCCCCGTTCGAAACGGCCCTCCGCTTCCTGCTCGACGAGGGCACCGTTGTGCGCCTACCGGGCGGCATGATCCACACCGCCGCGGCCTTGAACGACCTGCGGCAAGATCTCGTCGCCAGCGGCTGGGAGCGCTTCTCGGTGCCGCAGTTCAAAGAGCGCTACGGCCTCTCCCGCAAGACCGCCCTGCCGCTGCTCGAACATCTGGACTCCATCGGCGTTACTCGCCGAGTCGGCGACGAGCGGCAGCTCGTGGGACGCTAG
- the selA gene encoding L-seryl-tRNA(Sec) selenium transferase codes for MTRADLLRAIPSVDRLLAEPALESLLADHGRGAVRAELRSLLTELRAAADLEADHLRPEALADRLGLRLAHRYYGEVINATGVILHTGLGRAPLADAAAERLAAVAGRAQRLEIDPDTGERGGRDEGCARLLRELTGCEAATVVNNNAGATLLILAALARGRDVVLSRGEMVEIGGSYRVPDIMEESGAMLAGVGTTNRTHGDDYRRAIGDNTGLLLKVHTSNYRVEGFTGEVDIEELAAIGRDAGVPVVHDLGSGSLIDLAVHSAEPARRAALAGEPRVQHSLAAGADLVCFSGDKLVGGPQAGIIAGRREAVERCRRHPLFRALRPGRLVYAALEETLRIFRAGDQAALAELPVLRRLVADLAVLEERARSLAGELSNLIGLRAEAAPSVARAGSGSLPARDLPSWAVRLSAEGYDLKALAHRLRTGHPAIFGRLHDGALWLDLSTVGAGEISTLVARCRASVEAP; via the coding sequence ATGACCCGAGCCGACCTCCTGCGCGCCATCCCCTCCGTCGACCGCCTGCTGGCGGAACCCGCTTTGGAAAGCCTGTTGGCGGACCACGGGCGCGGCGCGGTGCGGGCCGAGCTGCGTAGCCTGTTGACGGAATTGCGAGCTGCGGCAGACCTGGAGGCCGACCACCTGCGGCCGGAAGCACTGGCGGACCGCCTGGGGCTGCGTCTGGCCCACCGCTACTATGGCGAGGTGATCAACGCCACCGGCGTGATCCTCCACACCGGCCTCGGCCGCGCCCCGCTGGCAGATGCCGCAGCGGAACGTCTGGCCGCCGTCGCCGGTCGTGCCCAACGCCTGGAGATCGATCCCGACACCGGCGAGCGAGGGGGCCGCGACGAGGGCTGCGCCCGGCTCCTGCGGGAGTTGACCGGCTGCGAGGCGGCCACCGTCGTCAACAACAACGCCGGTGCCACCCTATTGATCCTCGCCGCCCTCGCCCGCGGCCGGGACGTGGTGCTGTCGCGCGGCGAGATGGTCGAAATCGGCGGCTCCTACCGTGTGCCGGACATCATGGAAGAAAGCGGTGCCATGCTCGCCGGCGTGGGCACCACCAACCGCACCCACGGCGACGACTACCGCCGGGCGATCGGCGACAACACCGGTCTGCTGCTCAAGGTGCATACCTCCAACTACCGCGTCGAAGGGTTCACCGGCGAAGTGGACATCGAGGAACTCGCCGCCATCGGGCGCGACGCCGGCGTGCCGGTGGTTCACGACCTGGGATCCGGCAGCCTGATCGATCTCGCCGTCCACAGCGCGGAACCGGCGCGGCGGGCGGCATTGGCCGGAGAACCGCGGGTCCAGCACTCGCTCGCCGCCGGCGCGGACCTGGTGTGCTTTAGCGGCGACAAGCTCGTCGGCGGTCCGCAAGCGGGGATCATCGCCGGCCGGCGCGAAGCGGTGGAGCGCTGCCGGCGTCACCCGCTGTTTCGCGCTCTGCGGCCGGGACGGCTGGTCTATGCGGCCTTGGAGGAAACCCTCCGCATCTTCCGGGCGGGCGACCAGGCGGCCCTGGCGGAGTTGCCCGTGCTGCGGCGCCTCGTGGCCGATCTGGCCGTTCTCGAAGAGCGGGCCAGAAGCCTCGCCGGCGAACTCTCGAATCTCATCGGTCTGCGGGCCGAAGCCGCGCCCAGCGTCGCCCGGGCCGGCAGCGGCTCGCTGCCCGCCCGCGACCTGCCGAGCTGGGCGGTTCGCCTGTCCGCCGAAGGCTACGATCTCAAGGCTCTCGCCCATCGCCTGCGCACCGGCCACCCGGCGATCTTCGGTCGCCTGCACGACGGCGCCCTGTGGCTCGACCTCTCCACCGTCGGCGCGGGCGAAATCTCCACCCTCGTCGCTCGCTGCCGCGCCAGCGTCGAGGCCCCCTGA